A window of the Peromyscus leucopus breed LL Stock chromosome 22, UCI_PerLeu_2.1, whole genome shotgun sequence genome harbors these coding sequences:
- the Sf3b6 gene encoding splicing factor 3B subunit 6, which translates to MAMQAAKRANIRLPPEVNRILYIRNLPYKITAEEMYDIFGKYGPIRQIRVGNTPETRGTAYVVYEDIFDAKNACDHLSGFNVCNRYLVVLYYNANRAFQKMDTKKKEEQLKLLKEKYGINTDPPK; encoded by the exons ATGGCGATGCAAGCGGCCAAGAGGGCGAAT ATTCGCCTCCCACCTGAAGTAAATCGGATTTTGTATATAAGGAATTTGCCATACAAAATCACAGCGGAAGAAATGTATGATATATTTGGAAAATATGGGCCTATTCGTCAAATCAGAGT AGGGAATACACCCGAGACCAGAGGAACAGCCTACGTGGTCTATGAAGACATCTTTGATGCTAAGAATGCATGCGACCATCTATCTGGATTCAACGTGTGTAACAGATACCTCGTGGTGTTGTATTATAATGCTAATCGG GCATTCCAGAAGATGGAcaccaagaagaaggaggagcagcTGAAGCTTCTCAAGGAGAAGTAtggcatcaacacagaccccccCAAATGA
- the Fkbp1b gene encoding peptidyl-prolyl cis-trans isomerase FKBP1B isoform X2 gives MVGRTFPKKGQICVVHYTGMLQNGKKFDSSRDRNKPFKFRIGKQEVIKGFEEGAAQMSLGQRAKLTCTPDVAYGATGHPGVIPPNATLIFDVELLNLE, from the exons GAAGGACATTCCCCAAGAAGGGTCAGATATGTGTGGTGCACTACACAG GAATGCTCCAGAATGGCAAGAAATTCGATTCatccagagacagaaacaaaccTTTCAAGTTCAGAATTGGCAAACAGGAAGTCATCAAAGGTTTtgaagaaggtgctgcccag ATGAGCTTGGGGCAGAGGGCGAAGCTGACCTGCACCCCTGATGTGGCATACGGAGCTACTGGCCACCCTGGAGTCATCCCTCCCAATGCAACCCTCATCTTTGACGTGGAGCTGCTCAACTTAGAGTGA
- the Fkbp1b gene encoding peptidyl-prolyl cis-trans isomerase FKBP1B isoform X1, with product MGVEIETISPGDGRTFPKKGQICVVHYTGMLQNGKKFDSSRDRNKPFKFRIGKQEVIKGFEEGAAQMSLGQRAKLTCTPDVAYGATGHPGVIPPNATLIFDVELLNLE from the exons ATGGGCGTGGAGATCGAGACCATCTCCCCGGGAGACG GAAGGACATTCCCCAAGAAGGGTCAGATATGTGTGGTGCACTACACAG GAATGCTCCAGAATGGCAAGAAATTCGATTCatccagagacagaaacaaaccTTTCAAGTTCAGAATTGGCAAACAGGAAGTCATCAAAGGTTTtgaagaaggtgctgcccag ATGAGCTTGGGGCAGAGGGCGAAGCTGACCTGCACCCCTGATGTGGCATACGGAGCTACTGGCCACCCTGGAGTCATCCCTCCCAATGCAACCCTCATCTTTGACGTGGAGCTGCTCAACTTAGAGTGA
- the Fkbp1b gene encoding peptidyl-prolyl cis-trans isomerase FKBP1B isoform X4, with translation MLQNGKKFDSSRDRNKPFKFRIGKQEVIKGFEEGAAQMSLGQRAKLTCTPDVAYGATGHPGVIPPNATLIFDVELLNLE, from the exons ATGCTCCAGAATGGCAAGAAATTCGATTCatccagagacagaaacaaaccTTTCAAGTTCAGAATTGGCAAACAGGAAGTCATCAAAGGTTTtgaagaaggtgctgcccag ATGAGCTTGGGGCAGAGGGCGAAGCTGACCTGCACCCCTGATGTGGCATACGGAGCTACTGGCCACCCTGGAGTCATCCCTCCCAATGCAACCCTCATCTTTGACGTGGAGCTGCTCAACTTAGAGTGA
- the Fkbp1b gene encoding peptidyl-prolyl cis-trans isomerase FKBP1B isoform X3 — protein MGVEIETISPGDGRTFPKKGQICVVHYTGMLQNGKKFDSSRDRNKPFKFRIGKQEVIKGFEEGAAQLGPLSPLPSAPHPC, from the exons ATGGGCGTGGAGATCGAGACCATCTCCCCGGGAGACG GAAGGACATTCCCCAAGAAGGGTCAGATATGTGTGGTGCACTACACAG GAATGCTCCAGAATGGCAAGAAATTCGATTCatccagagacagaaacaaaccTTTCAAGTTCAGAATTGGCAAACAGGAAGTCATCAAAGGTTTtgaagaaggtgctgcccag CTGggtcctctttctcctctcccatctgcCCCCCATCCCTGCTAG